A section of the Rummeliibacillus pycnus genome encodes:
- the cysW gene encoding sulfate ABC transporter permease subunit CysW, whose product MEKQLTINHTGVTSKQKAGNATLKEPWIIRFTLTTISLLFLLTFLVLPLVTIFITAFKKGIDVYIASITEPDALSAIKLTLLIAVIVVPINTIFGIAAAWAITKFDFRGKNILTTLIDLPFAVSPVIAGLVFILLFGAEGLLGEWLLNHNIQIVFALPGIILASLFVTVPFVARELIPLMQTQGTQEEEASISLGAGAFTTFVKVTLPNIKWGLLYGVILCNARVMGEFGAVSVVSGHVRGLTNTMPLHIEVLYNEYQFSAAFAVASLMSILALITIIIKNIVEWKTKQH is encoded by the coding sequence ATGGAAAAGCAACTAACAATCAACCATACTGGGGTCACCTCTAAGCAGAAGGCTGGAAATGCAACTTTAAAAGAGCCATGGATTATTCGGTTTACACTTACAACAATTTCTCTGCTATTTCTTCTCACTTTTTTAGTGCTACCATTGGTAACCATTTTTATTACTGCCTTTAAAAAAGGAATAGATGTATACATTGCATCGATTACCGAACCGGATGCTCTTTCTGCTATTAAGTTAACATTATTAATTGCTGTGATAGTTGTACCCATCAATACTATTTTTGGGATAGCCGCTGCATGGGCGATTACAAAATTTGATTTTCGCGGAAAAAATATATTAACGACTTTAATTGATCTCCCATTCGCTGTATCCCCTGTGATCGCAGGCTTGGTATTTATTTTACTTTTTGGTGCAGAAGGACTATTGGGGGAATGGCTTTTAAATCATAATATTCAAATTGTATTTGCTTTACCAGGTATTATTCTAGCTTCACTCTTTGTAACTGTTCCATTTGTCGCAAGAGAGCTTATTCCACTAATGCAAACCCAAGGAACGCAAGAGGAAGAGGCTTCGATTAGTTTAGGAGCTGGTGCATTTACGACTTTTGTAAAGGTTACACTTCCCAATATTAAATGGGGGCTATTATATGGTGTAATTTTATGTAATGCGCGTGTGATGGGCGAATTTGGTGCAGTTTCAGTCGTATCAGGACATGTTCGTGGTCTAACAAATACAATGCCCCTACATATCGAGGTTTTATACAATGAATATCAATTTTCGGCAGCTTTTGCTGTAGCATCTCTGATGTCCATTTTGGCATTGATTACAATCATCATAAAAAATATTGTTGAGTGGAAAACAAAGCAGCATTAG
- a CDS encoding sulfate/molybdate ABC transporter ATP-binding protein, translating into MSITIQHVKKQFGSFQALDDISLDIETGELIALLGPSGSGKTSLLRIIAGLENLDEGVILFDGENITEINAKERNIGFVFQHYALFKHMTVFDNVAYGLKVRPRKSRPSKKEIANKVHTLLSLVKLEHFANRYPNQLSGGQRQRVALARALAVEPKVLLLDEPFGALDAKVRKDLRRWLRKMHNEFHVTSIFVTHDQEEALDVADRIVVMNKGKIEQVGTPEDVYDHPNSPFVYDFLGNVNLFKGRLKNGQLVHGSYTGPVDQELTQHDTEAVGYVRPHDIQIERTAILEDMVPAKIIFIHAIGPIVQIELHRQDVDEYLEAEISKEQFRSLKLQRSEQVYIRPKQLKVFIPEDFSI; encoded by the coding sequence ATGAGTATTACGATTCAACATGTAAAAAAGCAATTTGGTAGTTTTCAAGCTTTGGACGATATTTCCTTGGACATTGAAACTGGCGAACTCATTGCGCTGCTTGGTCCATCTGGATCTGGAAAAACATCATTACTTCGCATAATTGCAGGTCTTGAAAATCTTGATGAGGGTGTTATTTTATTTGACGGAGAAAATATTACTGAGATAAATGCAAAGGAACGTAACATCGGATTTGTTTTTCAACATTATGCACTCTTTAAGCACATGACAGTATTTGATAATGTAGCATATGGATTAAAGGTTCGTCCACGTAAGTCTCGTCCATCTAAAAAGGAAATTGCTAACAAGGTACATACACTTTTATCACTCGTGAAGCTTGAGCATTTTGCTAACCGCTATCCAAACCAATTATCCGGTGGTCAAAGACAACGTGTTGCTCTTGCACGAGCACTTGCTGTCGAACCAAAAGTACTTCTATTAGATGAACCATTTGGTGCACTTGATGCAAAGGTACGCAAAGATTTACGTCGCTGGTTACGAAAAATGCATAATGAATTTCACGTAACAAGCATTTTCGTAACGCATGATCAGGAGGAAGCTTTAGATGTTGCCGACCGAATTGTTGTCATGAATAAAGGGAAAATTGAGCAAGTTGGTACGCCAGAAGATGTATATGATCATCCGAATAGTCCATTTGTTTATGACTTTCTTGGCAATGTCAACCTATTTAAAGGCCGTTTAAAAAATGGTCAACTTGTTCATGGTAGTTATACAGGTCCAGTCGATCAAGAACTTACTCAACATGATACCGAAGCAGTTGGTTACGTACGTCCACATGATATTCAAATTGAACGCACAGCCATTTTAGAGGATATGGTTCCAGCTAAAATTATTTTCATACATGCGATTGGTCCAATTGTACAAATTGAACTACATCGTCAGGATGTCGATGAATATTTGGAAGCGGAGATCTCAAAGGAACAGTTTCGTTCTTTGAAATTACAACGTAGTGAGCAAGTTTATATTCGCCCAAAACAATTAAAGGTCTTTATTCCAGAAGATTTTTCAATTTAA
- the cysT gene encoding sulfate ABC transporter permease subunit CysT has translation MTTTFLRKKKLTILPGFKLSLGFTLLYLSILVLLPLSMLFWNTMQLSWHDFMKTITDTRVVASYKLTFGTSFVAAIINVVFGTMIAWVLIRYDFVGKRLMDGLVDLPFALPTAVAGIALTTIYAPNGWIGNLFPFKIAFTPLGIIIALTFIGLPFVVRTVQPVLQNFSSESEEASASLGASRWQTFTKVIFPELIPAILTGFTLAFSRALGEYGSVVFIAGNMPMKTEITPLLIMTKLEQYDYTGATAIAIVLLVSSFVILLVMNIIQWLVNRKFSA, from the coding sequence ATGACAACCACTTTTTTACGTAAAAAAAAATTAACTATACTGCCGGGATTTAAACTTTCACTCGGTTTCACATTACTTTATTTAAGTATTTTAGTACTGCTACCTCTTTCAATGCTCTTTTGGAATACAATGCAGCTAAGTTGGCATGATTTTATGAAAACTATTACAGATACTCGTGTTGTTGCATCGTATAAGCTAACATTCGGGACTTCGTTTGTTGCTGCGATTATTAATGTTGTTTTTGGAACCATGATTGCTTGGGTACTTATTCGCTATGATTTTGTTGGTAAAAGGCTTATGGATGGTCTTGTTGATCTTCCATTTGCTCTGCCTACTGCTGTTGCAGGGATAGCACTTACGACGATTTATGCACCGAATGGATGGATTGGAAACCTTTTTCCTTTTAAAATAGCATTCACTCCTCTTGGAATTATTATTGCTCTAACATTTATCGGATTACCATTTGTCGTGAGAACCGTACAACCAGTGTTGCAAAACTTTTCATCAGAATCCGAGGAAGCCTCTGCTAGTCTTGGAGCAAGCCGATGGCAGACATTTACAAAAGTTATTTTCCCAGAACTAATCCCGGCAATCTTAACTGGGTTTACACTTGCCTTTTCGCGTGCTCTTGGTGAATATGGATCTGTCGTTTTTATCGCTGGTAATATGCCGATGAAAACAGAAATAACACCACTGCTTATCATGACGAAGCTTGAGCAATATGATTATACAGGTGCAACCGCAATCGCTATTGTTTTACTCGTATCTTCATTCGTGATTTTACTAGTTATGAATATCATACAATGGCTCGTTAATCGTAAATTTAGTGCATAG
- a CDS encoding ABC transporter ATP-binding protein, with protein MICAQHLAYCYGKKKILEDVTFQLPLGKIIGLIGENGSGKSTLIRLLAGVKIPSKGIIQIDGSKITHRSAKNIAYLPDVDEFYPYFTGNELFSFYASQFEDFSIEKAKEVAEFLQVGINQKLKKLSKGQRGRIKIAATLGRNVSYYLMDEPFSGLDPMVRESILKGLIKFLDEKSQTVFLSTHELHEVEPILDAILLLKDGKVDSFETLEDVREEWQEDAVQWMKKQYSKG; from the coding sequence TTGATTTGTGCTCAACATTTAGCTTATTGCTATGGTAAAAAGAAGATTTTAGAAGATGTTACTTTTCAACTGCCTCTTGGTAAAATTATCGGTTTAATCGGTGAAAATGGGAGTGGAAAATCGACGCTAATTAGATTATTAGCAGGTGTTAAGATCCCGTCAAAAGGGATTATCCAAATTGATGGTTCTAAAATTACACATCGAAGTGCTAAAAATATAGCGTATCTACCTGATGTTGATGAATTTTATCCTTATTTTACGGGAAATGAGTTATTTTCTTTTTATGCATCACAGTTTGAAGATTTTTCAATAGAAAAGGCTAAAGAAGTTGCTGAGTTTTTACAAGTAGGTATTAATCAGAAATTGAAAAAATTATCAAAAGGTCAAAGAGGACGTATCAAAATAGCTGCAACATTAGGTAGGAATGTTTCCTATTATCTTATGGATGAACCATTTTCAGGACTAGATCCTATGGTTAGAGAATCTATATTAAAAGGTCTTATAAAATTTTTAGATGAGAAAAGTCAAACCGTCTTTTTATCAACACATGAGTTACATGAAGTTGAGCCGATATTAGATGCAATATTGCTGTTAAAGGATGGAAAAGTTGACTCATTCGAAACATTGGAGGATGTTAGAGAAGAGTGGCAAGAAGATGCAGTACAGTGGATGAAAAAACAATATAGTAAAGGATGA
- a CDS encoding GntR family transcriptional regulator encodes MTIDFLRDKPIYTQLVEKICGDIIRGNRQLGEKMPSVREYAVEVGVNVNTVQRVYKELEQMKLTETKRGQGTYITNDEAVILTLREQMKEKIVEQFFYSIEEYGFTKQEIIEQLQKQGGEGN; translated from the coding sequence ATGACAATTGATTTTTTGAGAGATAAGCCTATATACACACAGCTTGTTGAAAAGATTTGTGGAGATATTATAAGAGGAAATCGTCAATTAGGTGAAAAAATGCCATCTGTACGTGAATATGCAGTTGAAGTGGGAGTAAATGTGAATACAGTTCAACGAGTATATAAGGAGTTGGAACAGATGAAATTAACTGAAACTAAAAGAGGACAAGGTACGTATATAACAAATGATGAGGCAGTTATATTAACATTACGAGAACAGATGAAAGAAAAAATTGTTGAGCAATTCTTCTATAGTATTGAAGAATATGGTTTTACTAAACAAGAAATCATAGAGCAACTTCAAAAGCAAGGAGGTGAAGGAAATTGA
- a CDS encoding cytochrome c oxidase subunit II: MHLHKYEKYWLTFGVGSLIVFLLITGIMAFHNGSHPPSAKNTINHEKVDEIAPFNNPGVHKVSGKDWDYEVVIVASAFYYNPPELKVPVGSKVKFIATSKDVVHGFEISGTNINMMLEPGYISEYTTTVDKAGDYLIVCNEYCGVGHAQMHSMLKVVDKK; this comes from the coding sequence ATGCATCTTCATAAATATGAAAAATATTGGCTTACTTTTGGTGTTGGCTCCCTAATCGTATTTTTATTGATTACTGGTATTATGGCATTTCATAACGGGAGTCACCCACCAAGTGCAAAGAACACAATCAACCATGAAAAAGTTGATGAAATCGCACCATTTAACAATCCTGGGGTACATAAAGTATCAGGTAAAGATTGGGATTATGAAGTAGTTATTGTTGCTTCTGCTTTCTACTACAATCCACCCGAATTAAAAGTACCCGTCGGCTCTAAAGTAAAATTTATCGCTACTTCAAAAGATGTTGTACATGGTTTTGAAATATCAGGAACAAACATCAACATGATGTTAGAACCAGGGTACATTTCAGAGTACACAACAACGGTGGATAAAGCTGGTGATTACTTAATCGTATGTAACGAATATTGCGGTGTAGGTCACGCCCAAATGCACTCTATGCTAAAGGTGGTGGATAAAAAATGA
- a CDS encoding ABC transporter permease, with translation MLKLLQNEWMKLWHKKGTWVMLIILIISIFTMAGVHKWISNKDMESKGDWKTVEQQSIKQQQSMIKSGELSKKQIQDAEDTIQISEYRLKNNIKPIDTGSAQSYVDDSSMLLSLVSLFATIIAAGIVSSEFATGTIKMLLTRPVNRAKVLTSKLLTVIIFAILMAILTWTLNFIVGAVLYGFSSGTNLIVEGNKVVESSLLAHSMYMYLLTFGDIIMSIVFAFMIGSIFRSSSLAIGLTLFINFTGSSIVVFLSKYEFVKYLWIPNADLTQFETGYSIVDGLTMPFSLTILAIYTVLFLLASFVSFVKRDVTA, from the coding sequence TTGCTAAAACTATTGCAAAATGAGTGGATGAAATTGTGGCATAAAAAAGGAACCTGGGTAATGCTCATTATATTAATCATATCAATTTTTACGATGGCAGGAGTCCATAAATGGATAAGTAACAAGGATATGGAGAGTAAAGGCGATTGGAAAACAGTTGAACAACAATCGATTAAACAACAACAATCGATGATAAAAAGTGGTGAATTATCCAAAAAACAAATACAAGATGCGGAAGATACAATTCAAATTTCCGAATATCGTTTAAAGAATAATATAAAACCTATTGATACAGGTAGTGCGCAATCTTATGTTGATGATAGTTCAATGCTATTATCGTTGGTTAGTCTATTTGCTACAATTATAGCTGCAGGTATTGTTTCGAGTGAATTTGCAACTGGGACAATTAAGATGCTACTTACTCGTCCGGTAAATCGAGCAAAAGTATTAACTTCTAAGCTACTAACAGTCATTATTTTTGCAATTCTTATGGCAATTCTTACCTGGACCTTAAACTTTATTGTAGGTGCAGTTTTATATGGTTTCTCCTCAGGTACAAACTTAATTGTTGAAGGAAATAAAGTAGTTGAATCTTCATTACTAGCACATTCAATGTATATGTACTTGTTAACATTTGGTGATATTATTATGTCAATTGTTTTTGCATTTATGATTGGTAGTATTTTCCGTTCGAGTTCTTTAGCAATTGGACTTACCTTATTTATCAATTTCACTGGCTCTAGCATTGTAGTATTTTTGAGTAAATATGAATTCGTTAAATATTTATGGATTCCAAACGCGGACCTAACTCAATTTGAGACTGGTTATTCCATTGTAGATGGCTTGACAATGCCGTTTTCATTAACAATTTTAGCAATTTACACTGTACTTTTCTTACTAGCAAGCTTTGTTTCATTTGTAAAACGTGATGTAACTGCTTAA
- a CDS encoding b(o/a)3-type cytochrome-c oxidase subunit 1 yields the protein MAHIYVAFIALFLGGTAGLLQVLVRSGHFELPWGIGYYQVLTVHGVLLGLILTTFFIYGFQIAGVSRTSGTLSPKQRLICWIGFWTMTIGTAMSATMVLLNQASVLYTFYAPLQAHWIFYLGLTLVVVGSWIGGLGQALRWMQWRKENPNQNSPLLSFMVVCNNLMWFVATIGVASEVLFQLLPWSLGLVERVDILLSRTLFWSFGHALVYFWLLPAYMVWYVVVPKVIGGKIFSDALARLSFILFVIFSVPVGLHHQLTEPGVDGSWKFLQVILTMMVVIPSLLTAFSLFATFEIRGRELGGKGIFNWLKKLPWGDVRFFAPFMGMLIFIPGGAGGIVNASHQMNQLVHNTIWVTGHFHLTVATAVVLTFFGATYWLVPHLTGRTLTKELNRLGIIQTIIWAVGMAIMSSSMHIEGLLGAPRRSAFSDYGGAEIAKTWASYQIAQAVGGTLLFIGIIIFLYIFVKLRWSAPKGEEEFPIGTVAPHAEKTPAIFENFKVWIVILVALILIAYTYPIFDIIQNAPLGSKGYKLW from the coding sequence ATGGCTCATATTTATGTTGCATTTATTGCCTTATTTTTAGGTGGTACTGCAGGTCTTTTACAAGTTTTAGTTCGTTCAGGTCATTTTGAATTACCATGGGGAATTGGTTATTATCAAGTATTAACAGTACACGGCGTATTACTTGGCCTAATTTTAACAACATTCTTTATCTATGGATTCCAAATTGCAGGAGTTAGTCGGACATCTGGTACATTATCTCCTAAACAACGATTAATATGCTGGATTGGTTTCTGGACGATGACAATTGGTACTGCAATGTCAGCAACAATGGTACTTCTAAATCAAGCATCCGTACTTTATACATTTTATGCTCCTCTGCAAGCACACTGGATTTTTTATTTAGGGTTAACACTTGTTGTAGTTGGTTCTTGGATTGGTGGTCTTGGTCAAGCGCTTCGCTGGATGCAATGGCGAAAAGAAAATCCTAATCAAAACTCGCCATTACTTTCTTTCATGGTAGTTTGTAATAACTTAATGTGGTTTGTTGCAACAATTGGCGTTGCTTCAGAAGTATTATTCCAATTATTACCTTGGTCACTTGGCCTTGTCGAACGTGTTGACATCTTATTATCTCGTACCTTATTCTGGTCATTTGGTCACGCACTCGTTTACTTCTGGTTATTACCTGCATACATGGTTTGGTATGTTGTTGTTCCAAAAGTAATTGGTGGTAAAATTTTCTCTGATGCACTAGCACGGTTATCATTTATTTTGTTCGTTATATTCTCTGTTCCTGTTGGTCTTCACCATCAACTAACAGAACCAGGTGTTGATGGATCTTGGAAATTCTTACAAGTTATTTTAACCATGATGGTTGTTATTCCCTCACTACTAACTGCTTTCTCACTTTTTGCAACATTTGAAATTCGTGGGAGAGAACTTGGTGGTAAAGGAATCTTCAACTGGTTAAAAAAATTACCTTGGGGAGATGTTCGTTTCTTCGCTCCATTTATGGGAATGTTAATCTTTATCCCTGGTGGTGCTGGTGGTATTGTTAATGCTTCACACCAAATGAACCAGTTAGTTCATAATACAATTTGGGTAACAGGTCATTTCCATTTAACAGTTGCTACTGCCGTTGTATTAACATTCTTTGGTGCAACTTATTGGTTAGTTCCACATCTTACAGGTCGTACATTAACAAAAGAATTAAATCGCTTAGGGATTATTCAAACAATTATTTGGGCTGTTGGTATGGCAATCATGTCCAGCTCAATGCATATTGAAGGTTTGCTAGGTGCGCCTCGTCGTTCAGCATTCTCTGATTATGGTGGTGCTGAAATTGCAAAAACTTGGGCTTCATATCAAATTGCTCAAGCAGTCGGTGGTACACTATTATTTATCGGAATTATCATATTCCTTTACATCTTCGTGAAGCTTCGCTGGTCTGCACCAAAAGGTGAAGAAGAATTCCCAATCGGAACAGTAGCACCTCATGCTGAAAAAACACCAGCCATCTTTGAAAACTTTAAAGTTTGGATTGTTATTTTAGTAGCATTAATTTTAATTGCCTACACATATCCAATCTTTGATATTATTCAGAATGCTCCATTAGGTTCTAAAGGTTATAAACTTTGGTAA
- a CDS encoding ATP-dependent DNA helicase: MRQSIPFALSKEKSFFDSLGDWIGDILYDELPEKGLECRDEQIFMAYQIEKVLREKSVLFAEAGVGTGKTIAYLLPAIAYARYTGKPALIACADETLIDQLVKEGGDIYKLQQYLDLTIDVRLAKSRDQYLCLKRYEEAEKFSDGEYLDDIAETIPDGVFGQGKLGLYGQHSDYPNISDEEWNLVNYNSIQQCSVCDLRNRCGQTLHRAHYRESTDLIICSQDFLMEHIATKESREREGQLALLPEASMIVLDEGHLLEYAAQKAMTYKVQDYTIVQLLDRLMVDGLREKTLYTMEQLQDGHELFFDQLRDDVIDSDDDRKRIKKSSLLLKLGKKVIETVEKLLEEFVFESELYVIPEYELRMAEEFLEQYEAAMKIFVAQGDAVDWLEETDGEETLVIMPRLITEVLEEKLFSKKIPYIFSSATLSINKDFSYIAGSLGIKDYQSFSVSSPFNYEEVMKIVLHHLNQDAKVRRVEELIEEGKQTLILFKSKQVMTSFKSQINERFRTTIGFEGDRELSSIVRDFQEGKLQVLCSYHLWEGLDLPEEALTRVVIFDLPFPPHDPLFDAKRAFTDDPFHDVELPFMLLRLQQGMGRLIRTSNDHGDIQILLNDEEEQYKAQIEPIFAVPATER; this comes from the coding sequence ATGAGACAATCTATACCATTTGCCTTATCCAAAGAAAAGTCTTTCTTCGATTCATTAGGAGACTGGATTGGCGATATTTTATACGATGAACTACCCGAAAAAGGGCTGGAATGTCGCGATGAACAAATATTCATGGCCTATCAAATTGAAAAAGTATTACGTGAAAAGTCTGTTCTTTTTGCAGAAGCTGGAGTAGGTACAGGAAAAACAATCGCATATCTTTTACCTGCAATTGCATATGCTCGTTATACAGGAAAACCAGCACTAATTGCGTGTGCAGACGAGACTCTAATCGACCAACTCGTAAAAGAGGGTGGCGATATATATAAATTACAACAATATTTAGATTTAACAATCGATGTACGTTTAGCAAAATCGCGTGACCAATATTTATGCTTGAAACGGTATGAGGAAGCCGAAAAATTTTCAGACGGAGAATATTTAGATGATATAGCAGAAACTATACCAGATGGAGTATTTGGACAAGGAAAATTGGGGCTATATGGTCAACATAGTGATTATCCTAATATTAGTGATGAAGAATGGAATCTAGTCAATTACAATTCGATCCAACAATGCTCCGTATGCGATTTACGAAATCGTTGTGGACAAACATTACATCGTGCGCATTATCGAGAATCAACAGATCTTATTATTTGTTCTCAAGATTTTTTAATGGAACATATTGCAACAAAGGAATCTCGAGAACGTGAAGGACAATTAGCATTATTACCGGAAGCATCAATGATCGTATTAGATGAAGGGCACTTATTGGAATATGCAGCACAAAAAGCAATGACTTATAAAGTACAAGATTATACAATTGTACAGCTCCTAGACCGCTTGATGGTTGATGGATTACGTGAAAAAACATTATATACAATGGAACAATTGCAAGATGGTCATGAACTATTCTTTGATCAATTAAGGGATGATGTCATCGATTCAGACGATGATCGTAAAAGAATAAAAAAATCATCATTACTTTTGAAATTAGGCAAAAAAGTAATTGAAACCGTCGAAAAATTATTGGAAGAATTCGTATTTGAATCAGAACTTTATGTTATTCCTGAATATGAATTACGAATGGCAGAAGAGTTTTTGGAACAATATGAAGCTGCTATGAAAATTTTTGTTGCTCAAGGAGATGCTGTTGACTGGTTAGAAGAAACGGATGGGGAAGAAACACTAGTGATTATGCCACGACTGATTACAGAAGTGTTAGAAGAAAAATTATTCTCAAAAAAAATACCATATATTTTCTCATCAGCAACTTTATCGATCAATAAAGATTTTAGTTATATCGCGGGAAGTCTAGGAATCAAAGATTATCAATCCTTCTCTGTATCTTCACCATTTAATTATGAAGAAGTCATGAAAATTGTATTACATCATTTAAATCAAGATGCAAAGGTACGAAGAGTTGAGGAGTTAATTGAAGAAGGAAAACAAACACTAATCCTCTTCAAATCAAAACAAGTGATGACAAGTTTCAAATCACAAATTAATGAACGATTTAGAACTACGATTGGTTTTGAAGGAGACCGTGAGCTATCTTCAATTGTACGAGATTTCCAAGAAGGTAAATTACAAGTATTATGTTCATATCATTTATGGGAAGGGTTGGATTTACCAGAAGAAGCATTAACTCGAGTAGTTATTTTTGACTTACCATTCCCACCACATGATCCTCTTTTTGATGCGAAGCGTGCTTTTACTGACGATCCATTCCATGACGTTGAGTTACCTTTCATGCTTTTGCGTTTACAGCAGGGAATGGGACGACTGATCCGAACTTCAAATGATCATGGTGATATTCAAATCTTGTTAAACGATGAAGAAGAGCAGTATAAGGCACAAATAGAACCTATTTTTGCGGTACCTGCTACCGAAAGATAA
- a CDS encoding ABC transporter ATP-binding protein, translated as MMKPIVELKHLSKTIKGKQIIKDLNIELYPGQITGFLGPNGAGKTTTIRMMTGLMKPTDGEVIIDGISLSQNFEKAISNVGVIVENPEMYKFMSGYKNLLHFARMHNSVTKERINEVVQLVGLENRINEKVSTYSLGMRQRLGLAQALLHHPKFLILDEPTNGLDPAGIREFREHLRTIAKQENVSIFVSSHLLAEIELVCDRIAVIKSGELIDIREMTAEQQSTYYIEVEQPCEEILKEQNYKYEKHSKGYLVVIDRKEVPKLIARLAIEGIDIYCVQQHHQSLEDQFLEMTGGGQIAKTIAK; from the coding sequence TTGATGAAACCAATCGTTGAATTGAAGCATTTATCTAAAACTATTAAGGGTAAACAAATTATTAAGGATTTGAATATTGAACTTTATCCTGGGCAAATTACAGGGTTTCTAGGTCCAAATGGTGCAGGTAAAACAACTACGATACGAATGATGACAGGACTAATGAAACCTACAGATGGTGAAGTTATAATTGATGGAATTTCACTTTCACAAAACTTTGAAAAAGCAATCAGCAATGTAGGTGTTATTGTAGAAAATCCTGAAATGTATAAATTTATGTCAGGATATAAAAACTTACTTCATTTTGCTAGAATGCACAACAGTGTTACAAAAGAAAGAATTAATGAAGTTGTACAATTAGTTGGGCTTGAAAATCGTATAAATGAAAAAGTGTCGACTTATTCTCTAGGTATGCGTCAAAGACTAGGTTTAGCCCAAGCATTATTACATCATCCCAAATTTTTAATTTTAGATGAACCAACAAATGGGTTAGATCCTGCAGGAATTCGAGAATTTAGGGAACATCTTCGAACAATTGCTAAACAAGAAAACGTGTCAATCTTTGTCTCAAGTCATTTACTTGCTGAAATCGAATTAGTTTGTGATCGTATTGCAGTTATCAAAAGTGGAGAGCTGATTGATATTCGCGAAATGACTGCTGAACAACAATCTACATATTATATTGAAGTTGAACAGCCTTGCGAAGAAATACTAAAAGAACAAAATTATAAATATGAAAAACATTCAAAAGGATATTTGGTTGTAATCGATAGAAAAGAAGTACCTAAACTGATTGCAAGATTAGCAATCGAAGGAATTGATATTTATTGTGTACAACAGCACCATCAGTCACTTGAAGATCAATTCTTAGAAATGACAGGAGGTGGCCAAATTGCTAAAACTATTGCAAAATGA